In the genome of Hydractinia symbiolongicarpus strain clone_291-10 chromosome 5, HSymV2.1, whole genome shotgun sequence, one region contains:
- the LOC130644441 gene encoding zinc finger protein 32-like isoform X1, protein MTSHAQPMETHDDLSEVFTITQAKMLRLENAHLMKLFEEASNTLTMYKLGIEKIKRLIDSEVEAVKRYLIEKQQDPFLKRLMDAMLQLRELTLLINLSSNQGVERLDERGKDHKKDGHESTISYTIVHENAESAASSSPSFERYKPQTDPIKLNPTSIFNKGSTEKASFAETTSSVAMCSNTSSLNAVSSDLNCPFCNVHFSVKRDLTRHIRIHTGEKPFGCNICGKSFARKDFLNKHIRVHTGAKPHHCTDCGRCFSQRSNLTKHMITHRKNHQFSCSTCHRTFHHHQINLKRHETMHSSKGYTCKMCVKQFLNKSSLHPPSEQPRESEYIVAALPPS, encoded by the exons atgaCATCGCATGCTCAGCCTATGGAAACTCATGATGATTTATCGGAAGTTTTTACT ATAACACAAGCAAAGATGTTACGTTTAGAAAATGCTCACTTGATGAAACTTTTCGAAGAG GCAAGTAACACGCTGACAATGTACAAATTGGGGATAGAGAAAATTAAAAGACTGATTGATAGC GAGGTTGAAGCTGTTAAAAGATATCTGattgaaaaacaacaagatCCATTTCTTAAAAGATTGATGGATGCCATGCTTCAGTTACGAGAACTAACTCTTCTTATAAACTTATCAAGTAATCAAGGAGTCGAACGTCTAGATGAGAGAGGCAAAGATCACAAGAAA GACGGACATGAAAGTACAATCTCATATACAATAG TGCACGAGAATGCTGAAAGTGCTGCATCAAGCTCACCAAGTTTTGAAAGATATAAACCGCAAACCGATCCAATCAAATTAAACCCAACTTCAATATTTAATAAAGGATCCACCGAGAAAGCTTCTTTTGCTGAAACTACTTCATCTGTTGCAATGTGTTCTAATACAAGCAGTTTAAATGCTGTTTCATCAGATTTAAACTGTCCGTTCTGCAATGTACATTTCTCTGTGAAGAGAGATTTAACTCGACACATTCGAATTCATACTGGTGAGAAACCATTTGGTTGTAAT ATTTGTGGAAAATCGTTTGCTCGAAAggactttttaaacaaacacaTACGTGTTCACACAGGTGCGAAACCTCACCATTGCACTGACTGTGGAAGATGTTTCTCTCAACGTTCAAACTTAACTAAACATATGATAACACACAGAAAG aatCATCAATTCTCTTGCTCAACATGCCATCGAACTTTCCACCATCATCAAATCAACCTGAAAAGACACGAGACGATGCACTCAAGTAAAGGTTATACATGCAAGATGTGTGTCaaacagtttttaaataaatcttccCTCCATCCACCTTCTGAACAACCAAGAGAAAGCGAATATATTGTTGCAGCTTTGCCCCCATCTTGA
- the LOC130644441 gene encoding gastrula zinc finger protein XlCGF8.2DB-like isoform X2, which produces MYKLGIEKIKRLIDSEVEAVKRYLIEKQQDPFLKRLMDAMLQLRELTLLINLSSNQGVERLDERGKDHKKDGHESTISYTIVHENAESAASSSPSFERYKPQTDPIKLNPTSIFNKGSTEKASFAETTSSVAMCSNTSSLNAVSSDLNCPFCNVHFSVKRDLTRHIRIHTGEKPFGCNICGKSFARKDFLNKHIRVHTGAKPHHCTDCGRCFSQRSNLTKHMITHRKNHQFSCSTCHRTFHHHQINLKRHETMHSSKGYTCKMCVKQFLNKSSLHPPSEQPRESEYIVAALPPS; this is translated from the exons ATGTACAAATTGGGGATAGAGAAAATTAAAAGACTGATTGATAGC GAGGTTGAAGCTGTTAAAAGATATCTGattgaaaaacaacaagatCCATTTCTTAAAAGATTGATGGATGCCATGCTTCAGTTACGAGAACTAACTCTTCTTATAAACTTATCAAGTAATCAAGGAGTCGAACGTCTAGATGAGAGAGGCAAAGATCACAAGAAA GACGGACATGAAAGTACAATCTCATATACAATAG TGCACGAGAATGCTGAAAGTGCTGCATCAAGCTCACCAAGTTTTGAAAGATATAAACCGCAAACCGATCCAATCAAATTAAACCCAACTTCAATATTTAATAAAGGATCCACCGAGAAAGCTTCTTTTGCTGAAACTACTTCATCTGTTGCAATGTGTTCTAATACAAGCAGTTTAAATGCTGTTTCATCAGATTTAAACTGTCCGTTCTGCAATGTACATTTCTCTGTGAAGAGAGATTTAACTCGACACATTCGAATTCATACTGGTGAGAAACCATTTGGTTGTAAT ATTTGTGGAAAATCGTTTGCTCGAAAggactttttaaacaaacacaTACGTGTTCACACAGGTGCGAAACCTCACCATTGCACTGACTGTGGAAGATGTTTCTCTCAACGTTCAAACTTAACTAAACATATGATAACACACAGAAAG aatCATCAATTCTCTTGCTCAACATGCCATCGAACTTTCCACCATCATCAAATCAACCTGAAAAGACACGAGACGATGCACTCAAGTAAAGGTTATACATGCAAGATGTGTGTCaaacagtttttaaataaatcttccCTCCATCCACCTTCTGAACAACCAAGAGAAAGCGAATATATTGTTGCAGCTTTGCCCCCATCTTGA